CACTTCCCGCCGCGCGCCAAGGAGCGGATGACCGAGTTGGTCGCCAACCTCATCGAGGCATACCGGCGCGACTTCGAGACGCTGCCCTGGATGGGGGAGCAGACCCGCGCGCAGGCGCTGGAGAAGCTGGGCAAGTTCACGCCCAAGATCGGCTACCCCGACAAGTGGCGGGACTACTCGAGCCTGACCATCGACGCCGACGATCTGATCGGAAACGTACGCCGCGCAGCGGAGTTCGAGATCCACCGCCAGTTGGACAAGGTCGGCAAACCGATCGACCGCACCGAATGGCTGATGACTCCGCAGACGGTCAACGCGTATTACCACCCGGTGATGAACGAGATCGTCTTCCCGGCCGCGATCCTGCAGCCGCCGTTCTTCGACGTGGACGCCGACGATGCGGTGAACTACGGCGGCATCGGCGCCGTGATCGGGCACGAGATCGGCCACGGTTTCGACGACCAGGGCTCGCGGTACGACGGCAACGGCGCGTTGCGGGACTGGTGGACCGAGCAGGACCGCTCGCGGTTCGACTCGTTGGCCAAGAAGCTGATCGACCAGTTCAACGAGCAGTCGCCGGCGGATGCACCCGACGTGAAGGTCAACGGTGCGCTGACCGTGGGGGAGAACATCGGCGACCTGGGTGGCCTGACCATCGGCTACAAGGCGTACGAGATCTCCCAGGAGACCAACCCGGCGATCGAGTTGTACGGATTCACTCCGGCGCAGCGGTTCTTCATCGGCTGGGCCCAGGTGTGGTGTGGCAAAGCCCGGGAGGCTGAGGCCAAGCGGCTGATCGCGATCGATCCGCACTCACCGGCGAACTGTCGCTGCAACGTCGCGCGCAACCTGGTGGAGTTCCACGAGGCGTTCGGCGTGACGGAGGGCGACGGCATGTATCTGCCGGAGGAGCAGCGGGTCCGCATCTTCTAAGCCGCGTCCGGCTCAGGCGGGGGCGACGCCGAGGATGCGGTGTAGCGCGATCGTGCGACGCTGACCATCAACGGCGCCGACCACCCTTCCACCAGCGACCTGTTCGGGTTGCAACAGGGCGCGGTGCACGTCGCCCGTGGGGTCGGAGTAGCCGATCCACACCGGCATCCGGCCCGCCGCCGCATCCTGCAACGTCGCGAGGGTCAGCGCCGGGTCGGTCGAGGCGATGCGCGGGCCCTCGGAGGAGTCGGGGTGCTGTCGCAACCGTGCGACCGCCTGCTCTGCCAGCTCGGCGGTGACGCTGTCCACCACCACCGGACCAGCCAGCGGGCGAGGATCAGCGCGCGGTTGGCGACGCACTCCGACGATGGAGACGCCGTCGGAGGTCTCCGCGACCGGTGAATGCCCCTGCTCACGAAGCACATCCAGTACCGTCTCCGCAGCCACCGGCGACACCAGAACAGTCGGAGCGATCTGCCGCAGTCGCAGGATCCCGGTGCGAGGGTCGGCCATCATCGACTGCAGCGAAGCCACGTCGTCACTGCGGATGTAGCTGGAGGTTGCTCCGACCCGGGTCTGACCGTGCTGGCGCGCAGCGTCGTTGATCAGATACTCGACGGGCTGGGGGATCGGCGCAGGGGACACGGCCTGCAGACGGCTCAGAATGTCCGTCGCAGTCAGCCCGCGGTCGAAACCGCGGCGGAGGCTCCCCGACGTCATCCGGAAAACCGTTGCCCCACCGCTCGATTCGACATTGAAGATCAGGTCGGCGAACCGCCGCAAGTCATCCGAGAGGGCCCCTGGCGCCACGACCGTGTGGTCCGCCTGCACCAACAGCAGATCCTGCGGCGGGGGCAGACTGCCGACAAGGGCAACGGCGACCGCTGCCTCGTCGGCCGCAGCATCGGCAAGCACGTGGCCGGCAGCGGTGAGTGCATGGCCAGCGGTAACGCCCAACCACTCTGCCTCCTGGAGCAATTCGCCGGCCCGAGTCGGCGCGCCGGCCGGTAGGCGCAATGGCCGCAGCCACCGCAACGCTTCGTCCATGGCGCCAGCCGAATAGCCGCCGCTGCCAGTGGCGAGAATCTCAAGGACGTCGCGACGGCGGGCGCGCATCATCGGCCAATGAGCCTCTGAGCCAAGAGCATTGATCTTTCCCTTGTCGCCGGTCGTGCCCACGAGGAAGGCGGCGCGCGGGCTGTCGCGCCACGCGAACGCGAGCCGCGCCCACCGCGCGGGGGTGTCGCGGCGCAACCACTCGTCGTACTCCGTCGTGGGGAGCCAGACGGGCTCGTCGGCGTCATCGGAGGCGACCAGCTGGGCGGCGTAGGCCAGTTCGATCAGGAACGCCGTGAAGGCCTGGTCCTGGTCCAGGCGCTCGGCGGTCACCTTGAGCTCACGTGCACCAAGTCCTCCCGTGCGCAGCACCCGAGGCGGGTCCAGCTGCCACAGTGAGGCCAATCGTTCGAGCTGCCAGAGCAATTCGCGGATCGCCACCCCGGCACCGGACTGGGCCCGCTGTGGGTCGCTCGGCAGGTCAGGCGCGGGCAGCCCGGTCAGGCCGCCGGCAACAAGCTGCCCGTCGCGCAGCCACAACCCCACTTCGCGGGGCACGGTGCCCGTGGACTCCTCGGTGCGCACCATGAACCCGGCCGCCACCAACTCCTCCAGTACGCCGATCGCGGCCGGACCGTCGAATCTCGCCTTCGCCGGTCCCCAGCGAAGGCGTTCCAGAGCGGCACGGGCCGCATCGGACAGGGTCTCGAATCGGACCGACAGATCCGTCGGCGGGCGGTAGTCCTCGATGGAGCTCGCGGCCGGACCGAGTCCGGCGGGCTCTGGC
The window above is part of the Branchiibius hedensis genome. Proteins encoded here:
- a CDS encoding helicase-associated domain-containing protein, whose product is MTGSAPARSYADDIRSRDDTALVQLLLARPDLARPVPTDLTALAARAGSRPSALRALESLHADTLHVLEALLIGDPEILLAADVSAQLEQLWRQALVWRSPEGLRPARVISELLPEPAGLGPAASSIEDYRPPTDLSVRFETLSDAARAALERLRWGPAKARFDGPAAIGVLEELVAAGFMVRTEESTGTVPREVGLWLRDGQLVAGGLTGLPAPDLPSDPQRAQSGAGVAIRELLWQLERLASLWQLDPPRVLRTGGLGARELKVTAERLDQDQAFTAFLIELAYAAQLVASDDADEPVWLPTTEYDEWLRRDTPARWARLAFAWRDSPRAAFLVGTTGDKGKINALGSEAHWPMMRARRRDVLEILATGSGGYSAGAMDEALRWLRPLRLPAGAPTRAGELLQEAEWLGVTAGHALTAAGHVLADAAADEAAVAVALVGSLPPPQDLLLVQADHTVVAPGALSDDLRRFADLIFNVESSGGATVFRMTSGSLRRGFDRGLTATDILSRLQAVSPAPIPQPVEYLINDAARQHGQTRVGATSSYIRSDDVASLQSMMADPRTGILRLRQIAPTVLVSPVAAETVLDVLREQGHSPVAETSDGVSIVGVRRQPRADPRPLAGPVVVDSVTAELAEQAVARLRQHPDSSEGPRIASTDPALTLATLQDAAAGRMPVWIGYSDPTGDVHRALLQPEQVAGGRVVGAVDGQRRTIALHRILGVAPA